The Sediminicola sp. YIK13 genomic sequence TTCGACCTTATTTACAACCCCGAAAAAACCGCCTTCTTAAAAGAAGGGGAAGCTCACGGCGCCACCATCCTCAATGGTCATAAAATGTTAGCGATACAAGCCGAAAAATCTTGGGAAATCTGGAATTCCAGATAGCATTAGAGTATCATAGTCATTCAAAATTTTGGATATTTCTTGGCAACAAAGTACCTTAGTAAGGTGTTGTTTCCTTATGAATTCCCTCCTTCCCTCTTAAATACAGGATTAACATCACCTTAAAAGAAGATTCATTAACTTTGTCACTAACGCGGTTGTCAATAGCTTACTATTGTACAACATCACATAACAGATAAACATTCTAAAAATGTTGGAAGAAAAAGACGAGCAACTACAAGATAATGTAGGTGGGGATAAAAAATCAGAAACTACTGAAGTCTCTTCGAGTTCAGAGAAAAGCACTGATGTAACAGAAAAAAAAGAAGAGACCAGCCCAAAGGTTCCTACAGAAAAAAAAGAGCCTAAGACTCCTCTTGCAGAGAAAGAGGTAGCTATTCCTTCGGATGGCAAAGAAGAGATCCTCACCAAGGATGCTGCGACTGAAAAAGAGTCTAAGGCTCCAATCGCAGTGGAAGTGGAGGAAATTGCCAATACCGCTAAAAAGGAGGCAGAAGATTCTGCTCCCAAAAAAGATGAAGATGCTCCTACAGATGAGAAAGATGAGGATTTATTGGAAGAGATAGACGAATCCAATGCCGAGGATGCCGAGGATGAAGACAATCGTGTTAGACATCAAATTCCAATTTTAGACTATCATTCCATGTCCATGGAAAATTTGGTCGGGGAGTTACAACGCCTCGTAAAGAACGAAAAAGTTCAGGCCATCAAAAAGCATGTAGATGGCATTAAGTATGAATTCGATTTAAAATTTCAGGACTTCATCGAACATAAAAAAGAAGAATTTGTCAGTAATGGCGGAAATGAAATTGACTTTAGATACAATTCCGTAACCAAGAGACAGTTCAATGAGGTATATACAGAATATCGTGAAAAGAGAGATCAGTACTATAAAAGCCTAGAGCACAACCTCAAGGACAATCTAAATAAGAGGCTGACCATAATAGAAGAGCTCAAGGGGCTTGTGAATGTAGAGGAAGATATCAATACCACCTACAAGAACTTCAAAGAATTACAGGAGAGGTGGCGTACCGCAGGTCCTATTCCAAGAACCAACTACAATGATGTCTGGCGCACCTACCACCACCATATTGAAATATTTTACGACTTCCTTCATCTCAATAGAGAACTTCGTGATCTAGATTTTAAACACAATTTAGAAGAGAAGCTCCGATTGATTCAACGCGCCGAGGCTTTGGCCAATGAACCCGATCTGAGCATGGCTTTTCAAGAACTACAAACCTTGCACAAAATCTGGAAAGAGGATGTAGGCCCGGTAGATAAGGAACATAGAGAGCTAATTTGGGAGGCGTTCAGCAATGCCACCAAAGTACTTCACCAGCGTAGACAAGACCATTACAAAGAGATGGACAAGGTCTATGAGGAGAACCTCGTGAAAAAAAATGAGATCATTGAGTCCATAAGAGCTATTGCTTCCAATATGGCCAATAACCATAAGGCACTGCAGCAGCAGATGAAAAAGGTGGAAGAATTAAGGGAGTCCTTTTTCAAAGCGGGGAAGGTACCTCAAAAGGTAAATGAGCAAACTTGGGCGGCATTCAAAGAAAGTGTCCGTGATTTCAATAGAAACAAAAATGCCTATTACAAGAACCTTAAAAAAGACCAACAAGAAAACCTCGATAAAAAAAGGGCCTTATTGGAACTGGCTGTATCCTTAAAAGATAGTGAAGATTATGACACTACTACGGCCGAAATGAAGCGGATACAAAACGAATGGAAAAAAATAGGTCACGTCCCGAGAAAGTACTCAGACAAAATTTGGAACGAATTCAAAAATGCCTGTAACCATTATTTTGACCGTTTGCATTCCTTGAAAAATGTGGCACATAAAGAGGAAGAAGAAAATCTGGAACAAAAAAATGCCTGTTTGGACCGATTAAAAGCTTTTGAGCTTAGTGGGGATAAGCAAAAAGATTTGGCAAGCATCAAGGAATATATTGCTGAATGGAAAACCTACGGCAGGGTTCCTTTTAACAAGAAAAACATCAATGTAAAATTCAATAAAATCTTGGATGCCCTTTTTAATAAATTGGACATTAACAAGCAGGAGGCCGAATTGATGAAATACGGCAACAAAATACAGCAATTGGCCAATGCCGATAATGAAAGGGCCATTTACAATGAACGCACTTTCATTAGAAGAAAAATAGCAGAAAGCAAAAGCGAGATCAATCAATTGGAAAATAATTTGCAATTCTTCTCCAATGCTTCAGAAGATAGTCCAGTTGTTCAGAATGTTATCAAGAAGATCAACAATCACAAGGACTCATTAAATACCTGGAAGGCAAAGCTGAAAAAGCTCAATATTCTAGAAAACAATCTTAATAAGGAGGCAGAAGAGTCAGAAATTGAAGAAGACGATGCCACTGAAAAGGAATAAGGCAAAAATAAGTTATAAAGAAAAACGGGACCAAATGGTCCCATTTTTTTGTGCTTAAGAATTTCTATTTCCGCCAGATCTACTTTTAAATCTATTGGGTTTCTTATTTCCTGAACCTTGTTTCGCTTTTGTCCTTGGGTTTCTTTGTCTCGGGCCTCTATCATCTTCTTCGTCCTTCTCCGGCCTGCCACTTGGCTCAAAACCCTCCAACACGGCACTGGGCAATTTTAATCCCAATAATTTCTCTATCCCTCTGACATATTCCATTTCATCTTGGGACACCAAAGAAAGGGCTTCCCCACTGGCTCCCGCCCTACCGGTTCTACCTATTCTATGAACATAATCTTCCGGGACATTGGGAAGTTCAAAGTTGATCACATGTGGCAACAATGGGATATCCAATCCACGTGCAGCAATATCAGTTGCTACCAACACCCTAACGCTTCCTTTTTTAAAACCGTCCAGTGCCTTGGTCCTTGCCCCTTGGCTTTTATTTCCATGAATGGCGGCAGCGGTAATATCGTTTTTGTTCAACTTTTCACTCAATCTATTGGCACCGTGCTTGGTCCTAGTAAAGACAAGTACCTGTTGCCATTCGCCCTCGCCGATCAACTTAATGACCAGTTCGGATTTTCTGATTTTGTCTACTCGATAAACTTGTTGGTCTACCTTTTCAGCAGTTGTATTCTCTGGAGTGGCCTCCACCA encodes the following:
- a CDS encoding DUF349 domain-containing protein, encoding MLEEKDEQLQDNVGGDKKSETTEVSSSSEKSTDVTEKKEETSPKVPTEKKEPKTPLAEKEVAIPSDGKEEILTKDAATEKESKAPIAVEVEEIANTAKKEAEDSAPKKDEDAPTDEKDEDLLEEIDESNAEDAEDEDNRVRHQIPILDYHSMSMENLVGELQRLVKNEKVQAIKKHVDGIKYEFDLKFQDFIEHKKEEFVSNGGNEIDFRYNSVTKRQFNEVYTEYREKRDQYYKSLEHNLKDNLNKRLTIIEELKGLVNVEEDINTTYKNFKELQERWRTAGPIPRTNYNDVWRTYHHHIEIFYDFLHLNRELRDLDFKHNLEEKLRLIQRAEALANEPDLSMAFQELQTLHKIWKEDVGPVDKEHRELIWEAFSNATKVLHQRRQDHYKEMDKVYEENLVKKNEIIESIRAIASNMANNHKALQQQMKKVEELRESFFKAGKVPQKVNEQTWAAFKESVRDFNRNKNAYYKNLKKDQQENLDKKRALLELAVSLKDSEDYDTTTAEMKRIQNEWKKIGHVPRKYSDKIWNEFKNACNHYFDRLHSLKNVAHKEEEENLEQKNACLDRLKAFELSGDKQKDLASIKEYIAEWKTYGRVPFNKKNINVKFNKILDALFNKLDINKQEAELMKYGNKIQQLANADNERAIYNERTFIRRKIAESKSEINQLENNLQFFSNASEDSPVVQNVIKKINNHKDSLNTWKAKLKKLNILENNLNKEAEESEIEEDDATEKE
- a CDS encoding DEAD/DEAH box helicase; this encodes MSFKSLGLSDALLKAVDKKGYNTPSPIQEKAIPQILERKDVLASAQTGTGKTAGFTLPILQILSQAPVLRKRPVRTLVLTPTRELAAQVYANIKEYSEFLDIRSAVIFGGVNAKPQIATLRNGVDILVATPGRLLDLQGQGALSLNSVEILVLDEADRMLDMGFLRDIKRILNLMPAKRQNLLFSATFSKEIKKLAGGFLHHPVLVEATPENTTAEKVDQQVYRVDKIRKSELVIKLIGEGEWQQVLVFTRTKHGANRLSEKLNKNDITAAAIHGNKSQGARTKALDGFKKGSVRVLVATDIAARGLDIPLLPHVINFELPNVPEDYVHRIGRTGRAGASGEALSLVSQDEMEYVRGIEKLLGLKLPSAVLEGFEPSGRPEKDEEDDRGPRQRNPRTKAKQGSGNKKPNRFKSRSGGNRNS